The sequence TTGCATCCGCGGACTGCGCGTGACGGTCAGCATGATTCTGGGGTTGCTTGCTTCCGGGCGGTCGTATGAGAATATTCTCGCCGACTACCCCTACCTCGAGACTGACGACATCCGCGCTGCGCTGGCCTATGCCGCTTGGCGTTCACAGGAGCAAGAACTGCCGCTCAAGGCCTCGTGAAGCTCGTCGTGGACATGAACCTCAGCCCCCGCTGGGCTGAGGTACTTCGTCGTGCTGGCTTCGATGCCACGCATTGGTCCGCTCTTGGGGATCCGGGCGCCA is a genomic window of Pseudomonadota bacterium containing:
- a CDS encoding DUF433 domain-containing protein produces the protein MEELLRRITHDPTMMGGRPCIRGLRVTVSMILGLLASGRSYENILADYPYLETDDIRAALAYAAWRSQEQELPLKAS